A genomic segment from Streptomyces sp. NBC_01233 encodes:
- a CDS encoding hydrogenase maturation protease, protein MSGRVLIAGIGNVFLGDDGFGVETVRALSSHPLPDGVEVVDFGVRGVHLAYQILDGYDTLLLIDATARGGEPGTLYLIEADGSADPGAAGPAPGGPVLDGHHMSPDTVLALLGTLCAGTGTTPPRRTLVLGCEPACVEEGIGLSAPVTAAVPEAVRMALDLIRGPAPDETGGLRRELRRTP, encoded by the coding sequence GTGAGCGGCAGGGTCCTGATCGCGGGCATCGGCAACGTCTTCCTCGGCGACGACGGCTTCGGCGTCGAGACCGTGCGGGCGCTGTCCTCGCACCCGCTGCCCGACGGGGTCGAGGTGGTGGACTTCGGCGTACGCGGGGTCCACCTCGCCTACCAGATCCTCGACGGCTACGACACGCTCCTGCTGATCGACGCCACCGCACGGGGCGGCGAGCCGGGCACGCTCTACCTCATCGAGGCCGACGGGAGCGCGGATCCGGGCGCCGCGGGCCCCGCGCCCGGCGGCCCCGTCCTCGACGGCCACCACATGTCACCCGACACCGTCCTCGCGCTGCTCGGCACCCTGTGCGCCGGCACCGGCACCACCCCTCCGCGGCGCACGCTGGTCCTCGGCTGCGAACCCGCCTGCGTCGAAGAGGGCATCGGGCTCAGCGCACCCGTGACCGCCGCCGTCCCCGAAGCCGTACGCATGGCCCTGGACCTGATCCGCGGTCCGGCCCCCGACGAAACCGGCGGCCTCCGCCGCGAACTGAGGAGAACCCCATGA
- a CDS encoding MFS transporter, translating into MYLADRSAPSPADTGAPPDRGSLRTPAVTSAVLALGTVSLITDVSSEMVTAVLPLYLIAGLGLSPLGFGALDGLYNGVSALVQLTGGHLADRVRNHKLIAGIGYGLSALCKPLLLFAHSLGPISVILALERTGKGLRTAPRDAMISLSTPAESQGRAFGVHRAMDTTGALLGPLAAFLVLSVAVDGYDAVFGVSACVAVLGVVVLVLFVPSGGGEAVPARPADGCGAARPDPVRLRDATALLRLPRLRALTLCAVLLGLTTVSDAFVYLLLQRRTGIGEQWFPLLPLGTAAVFLLLAVPAGALADRIGRRTVFLTGHALLLAGYGLLLWAPDWPPLPYLVLALHGMFYAATDGVLPAAVAATVPGRLRATGLALVGTGQALARFGCSLAFGAAWSLWGTGPALAAAAAGLLCCAAVAGVVLRPAAPADSPALPDPDPDPKPVRPPV; encoded by the coding sequence ATGTACCTCGCGGACCGCTCCGCGCCCTCGCCCGCGGACACGGGGGCCCCGCCGGACCGGGGATCCTTACGGACCCCCGCCGTCACCTCGGCCGTCCTGGCCCTGGGCACGGTCAGCCTGATCACCGACGTCTCCTCCGAGATGGTCACCGCCGTCCTGCCCCTGTACCTGATCGCCGGGCTGGGCCTGAGCCCGCTCGGTTTCGGCGCGCTCGACGGCCTCTACAACGGAGTCAGCGCCCTGGTGCAGCTGACCGGCGGCCACCTCGCCGACCGGGTCCGCAACCACAAGCTGATCGCCGGCATCGGCTACGGACTGTCCGCCCTGTGCAAGCCGCTGCTGCTGTTCGCCCACAGCCTCGGCCCGATCAGCGTGATCCTCGCGCTGGAACGCACCGGCAAGGGCCTGCGCACCGCCCCGCGCGACGCCATGATCTCCCTCTCCACACCGGCCGAGTCACAAGGCCGCGCCTTCGGCGTGCACCGGGCCATGGACACCACCGGGGCGCTGCTCGGCCCGCTCGCCGCGTTCCTCGTCCTGAGCGTGGCGGTCGACGGGTACGACGCCGTCTTCGGCGTCAGCGCGTGCGTCGCGGTGCTCGGCGTCGTGGTGCTCGTGCTGTTCGTCCCGTCCGGCGGCGGCGAGGCGGTCCCGGCCCGGCCGGCCGACGGCTGCGGCGCGGCCCGCCCGGACCCCGTACGGCTGCGCGACGCGACGGCCCTGCTGCGGCTGCCCCGGCTGCGCGCCCTGACGCTCTGCGCCGTCCTGCTGGGGCTCACGACGGTCAGCGACGCCTTCGTCTACCTGCTGCTGCAGCGCCGCACCGGCATCGGCGAGCAGTGGTTCCCGCTCCTGCCGCTGGGCACCGCCGCCGTGTTCCTGCTGCTGGCCGTCCCCGCCGGGGCCCTCGCCGACCGGATCGGCCGGCGCACCGTGTTCCTCACCGGGCACGCCCTCCTGCTGGCCGGTTACGGGCTGCTCCTGTGGGCCCCCGACTGGCCGCCGCTGCCCTACCTCGTCCTCGCGCTGCACGGCATGTTCTACGCCGCCACCGACGGCGTGCTGCCCGCCGCCGTGGCGGCCACCGTCCCCGGTCGGCTGCGCGCCACCGGCCTGGCCCTGGTCGGCACCGGCCAGGCGCTGGCCCGCTTCGGCTGCTCGCTGGCCTTCGGCGCGGCGTGGAGCCTGTGGGGCACCGGCCCGGCTCTCGCCGCCGCAGCGGCCGGACTGCTGTGCTGCGCGGCCGTCGCCGGCGTCGTCCTGCGTCCGGCGGCCCCCGCCGACAGCCCCGCTCTCCCCGACCCCGACCCCGACCCGAAGCCCGTGAGGCCCCCCGTATGA
- a CDS encoding alpha/beta hydrolase family protein — protein MTTRTVRAEDGATARIRFHRRPDDPSAPVLVCMPAMGTRAAAYTPLAEALARAGFQVVLGELRGQGTSSVRVRRGVRYGYHEMVTYDCPALFRAVAAAFPEAPRHLLGHSLGGQLGTLYLSQEPHMAAGAVLVGAPSCHYRGWPFPQSLGMLAGFQLAAAFSSVYGYFPGRRFGVLGNDSAQILRAMAAQVRTGRYHVPSSPVDFEPRLAELDLPVLAVTVKGDGMAPPGGVRGLSDKLTSARVTHWELVLGDGVRGSRHYGWIRDHASLVDRVRTFVDQARPA, from the coding sequence GTGACCACGCGGACCGTGCGCGCCGAGGACGGCGCCACGGCCCGAATCCGGTTCCACCGAAGGCCCGACGATCCCTCGGCCCCCGTGCTGGTGTGCATGCCCGCCATGGGCACCAGGGCCGCCGCCTACACCCCCCTGGCGGAGGCCCTCGCCCGGGCCGGGTTCCAGGTGGTCCTCGGTGAGCTGCGGGGGCAGGGGACGAGCTCCGTACGGGTGCGGCGCGGAGTGCGCTACGGCTACCACGAGATGGTGACGTACGACTGCCCCGCGCTGTTCCGGGCGGTCGCCGCCGCCTTCCCCGAGGCGCCGCGCCACCTCCTGGGGCACAGCCTCGGCGGGCAGCTCGGCACGCTCTACCTCAGCCAGGAGCCGCACATGGCCGCGGGTGCGGTCCTGGTGGGCGCCCCCTCCTGCCACTACCGCGGCTGGCCGTTCCCGCAGAGCCTCGGGATGCTCGCGGGGTTCCAGCTCGCGGCCGCGTTCTCGTCCGTGTACGGGTACTTCCCCGGCCGGCGCTTCGGCGTGCTGGGGAACGACTCCGCGCAGATCCTGCGGGCCATGGCCGCCCAGGTCCGGACGGGCCGCTACCACGTGCCGTCCTCCCCCGTGGACTTCGAGCCCCGGCTGGCCGAGCTGGACCTGCCGGTGCTCGCGGTGACCGTCAAGGGCGACGGCATGGCCCCGCCCGGAGGGGTGCGGGGGCTCAGCGACAAGCTCACGAGCGCGCGGGTGACGCACTGGGAGCTGGTCCTCGGCGACGGGGTGCGGGGCAGCCGGCACTACGGGTGGATCCGGGACCACGCCTCGCTCGTCGACCGGGTGAGGACCTTCGTGGACCAGGCCCGACCGGCTTGA
- a CDS encoding DUF5947 family protein: protein MTGAGIRTDGPRAPRGLRRFAGPRPPRPETCELCGVIVPGESHRHLVETEKRTLVCACTACALLFDRPGAATGRLRAVPDRYLTDPGHRLDEGAWELLQIPVGVAFFFRNAALDRLVALYPSPAGATESELAPETWQTVLGTGRLAALLEPDVEALLLRRSEGRTECYLVPIDICYELVGRMRLLWQGFDGGAEARAALREFFAQVERRARVLAEEGR from the coding sequence GTGACCGGCGCCGGAATCCGTACGGACGGCCCGCGCGCGCCGCGCGGGCTGCGCAGGTTCGCGGGCCCGCGCCCGCCCCGGCCCGAGACCTGCGAACTGTGCGGGGTGATCGTGCCCGGGGAGTCCCACCGCCACCTGGTGGAGACCGAGAAGCGGACGCTGGTCTGCGCCTGCACCGCCTGCGCCCTGCTGTTCGACCGGCCGGGCGCGGCCACCGGACGCCTGCGGGCCGTCCCCGACCGCTACCTCACCGACCCGGGCCACCGGCTCGACGAGGGCGCGTGGGAACTCCTCCAGATCCCGGTCGGGGTCGCGTTCTTCTTCCGCAACGCCGCCCTCGACCGGCTCGTCGCCCTCTACCCCAGCCCGGCCGGAGCCACCGAGAGCGAACTCGCCCCGGAGACCTGGCAGACCGTGCTGGGCACGGGCCGGCTCGCCGCGCTGCTCGAACCGGACGTGGAGGCGCTGCTGCTGCGCCGCTCGGAGGGCCGCACCGAGTGCTACCTGGTGCCCATCGACATCTGCTACGAGCTGGTGGGGCGCATGCGGCTGCTGTGGCAGGGCTTCGACGGCGGGGCGGAGGCCCGGGCCGCACTGCGCGAGTTCTTCGCGCAGGTGGAGCGGCGGGCCAGGGTCCTGGCGGAGGAAGGCCGATGA
- a CDS encoding hydrogenase maturation protein, whose product MYVLLVASAFNSLTQRVHAELRDHGHHVAVELALPDTSLADAVRGHRPDLVLAPMLRTAVPEEVWSAHTCLIVHPGPVGDRGPSSLDRAIQDRETRWGVTVLQANAEMDAGDVWASVECPVPPVGKSDLYRGEIADAALEAVLLAVERFASGTYVPRPQTGGRARPLLRQEERRIDWEADGTEQVLRVLRAADSQPGVRDDLLGGEWFLHGGHREEQLRGRPGELLATRAGAVCRATADGAVWIPELRARRLPGRPAEPKLPATAALADRLPPLPEVPAPPDAGPHRPTWSDIGYHEEGQAGFLSFSFPGGAMSTAHCRRLLDAYRTACTRPTSVLVLGGGRDFFSNGIHLGVIEAAADPAEESWANINAMDDLVEAVLTTTDRLVVSALGGNAAAGGAVLALAADEVWCRSGVVLNPHYRLMGLYGSEYWTYTLPRRVGPGLAERLTAEALPLSAAAAGRLGLVDRTVPCAPQEFTAETERLAARLAALPATAARIAAKKAARERDEAVRPLAAYREAELARMRRTFFDPDAPYHALRRAFVRKERAVATPPHLTRATTDRAPAAARAPQAARQAADPPAAAPPAAVSRSAIRQRDVTGLAAPDAAPGPACC is encoded by the coding sequence GTGTACGTCCTGCTCGTCGCGAGCGCGTTCAACAGCCTCACGCAGCGAGTCCACGCCGAGCTGCGCGACCACGGCCACCACGTCGCGGTCGAACTCGCCCTGCCCGACACCTCCCTGGCCGATGCCGTACGCGGGCACCGGCCCGACCTCGTGCTCGCGCCGATGCTGCGCACGGCCGTCCCCGAGGAGGTGTGGTCCGCCCACACCTGCCTGATCGTCCACCCGGGACCGGTCGGCGACCGCGGCCCCTCCTCCCTCGACCGCGCGATCCAGGACCGGGAGACCCGGTGGGGGGTCACGGTCCTGCAGGCCAACGCGGAGATGGACGCCGGCGACGTCTGGGCGAGCGTCGAGTGCCCGGTGCCGCCGGTCGGCAAGAGCGACCTCTACCGCGGCGAGATCGCCGACGCGGCCCTGGAGGCCGTCCTCCTCGCGGTGGAACGCTTCGCCTCCGGCACCTACGTCCCGCGACCGCAGACCGGCGGCCGGGCCCGGCCGCTCCTGCGCCAGGAGGAGCGCCGGATCGACTGGGAGGCGGACGGCACCGAGCAGGTCCTGCGCGTGCTGCGCGCCGCCGACTCGCAGCCCGGCGTACGGGACGACCTGCTCGGCGGCGAGTGGTTCCTGCACGGAGGGCACCGCGAGGAACAGCTGCGCGGCCGCCCCGGCGAGCTGCTGGCCACCCGGGCCGGCGCGGTCTGCCGGGCCACCGCCGACGGCGCCGTCTGGATCCCGGAACTGCGCGCCCGGCGCCTGCCGGGCCGGCCGGCCGAACCCAAGCTGCCCGCGACGGCGGCCCTGGCGGACCGGCTGCCCCCGCTGCCCGAGGTGCCCGCGCCCCCGGACGCCGGCCCGCACCGCCCCACCTGGTCCGACATCGGCTACCACGAGGAGGGGCAGGCCGGCTTCCTGAGCTTCTCCTTCCCCGGCGGCGCGATGAGCACCGCGCACTGCCGACGCCTGCTGGACGCGTACCGGACCGCCTGCACCCGCCCCACCTCCGTGCTGGTCCTGGGCGGCGGCCGCGACTTCTTCTCCAACGGCATCCACCTGGGCGTCATCGAGGCCGCCGCCGACCCGGCCGAGGAGTCCTGGGCCAACATCAACGCCATGGACGACCTCGTCGAGGCGGTGCTGACCACCACCGACCGCCTCGTGGTCAGCGCACTGGGCGGCAACGCCGCCGCCGGCGGGGCCGTGCTCGCCCTCGCGGCCGACGAGGTCTGGTGCCGCTCGGGCGTCGTCCTGAACCCGCACTACCGCCTGATGGGGCTGTACGGCTCCGAGTACTGGACGTACACCCTGCCGCGCCGCGTCGGCCCCGGCCTCGCGGAGCGCCTCACCGCCGAGGCCCTGCCGCTGAGCGCCGCCGCGGCGGGGCGGCTGGGCCTGGTCGACCGTACGGTGCCCTGCGCGCCCCAGGAGTTCACCGCGGAGACGGAACGGCTCGCGGCCCGCCTCGCCGCCCTGCCCGCCACCGCGGCCCGGATCGCCGCCAAGAAGGCGGCCCGCGAGCGCGACGAGGCGGTCCGGCCGCTGGCCGCCTACCGCGAGGCCGAGCTGGCCCGGATGCGGCGGACCTTCTTCGACCCGGACGCCCCCTACCACGCCCTGCGCCGCGCCTTCGTGCGCAAGGAGCGCGCGGTCGCCACCCCGCCCCACCTCACCCGCGCCACGACGGACCGGGCTCCCGCCGCCGCACGCGCGCCGCAGGCCGCCCGGCAGGCCGCCGACCCGCCCGCCGCCGCCCCGCCCGCCGCCGTGTCCCGCTCGGCCATCCGGCAGCGCGATGTCACTGGACTGGCCGCACCTGACGCGGCGCCCGGACCGGCCTGCTGTTAG
- a CDS encoding glycosyltransferase — protein sequence MTSIVIPAHNEGRVIGRLLDALLADADNNTGTPADGPDIVVVCNGCTDDTARVAGARGSRVRVVEIPTPSKHTALRVGDEHARGFPRLYVDADVVVGAADVRALTGALAASPALLAAAPGRDIPLAGCAWPVRAYYRVWQRLPAVREGLFGRGVIAVTEPGHARIAALPPLMADDLAASLAFGPGERRVVEAARVVVHPPRTWSDLVRRRIRAATSSAEFERYQASQRAGAAAPSARTGSSDLRALLRAQPRLLPGVVVFVLAALAARRGSRKAIRNQDFSTWLRDESSRQG from the coding sequence GTGACCAGCATCGTGATACCGGCCCACAACGAGGGCAGGGTCATCGGCCGGCTCCTCGACGCGCTCCTGGCCGACGCCGACAACAACACCGGCACACCGGCGGACGGGCCCGACATCGTCGTCGTGTGCAACGGCTGTACGGACGACACCGCCCGGGTGGCGGGCGCGCGCGGCTCCCGCGTACGGGTGGTGGAGATCCCGACTCCCTCCAAACACACGGCACTCCGGGTCGGGGACGAGCACGCGCGGGGCTTCCCCCGTCTCTACGTGGACGCCGACGTCGTCGTCGGGGCCGCCGACGTACGGGCCCTGACGGGCGCGCTCGCCGCAAGTCCGGCCCTGCTCGCCGCCGCCCCCGGCCGTGACATCCCGCTGGCCGGCTGCGCCTGGCCGGTCCGGGCGTACTACCGGGTGTGGCAGCGGCTGCCGGCCGTCCGCGAGGGCCTGTTCGGCCGGGGGGTCATCGCGGTGACCGAGCCGGGGCACGCGCGGATCGCCGCACTGCCCCCGCTGATGGCCGACGACCTGGCCGCGTCCCTGGCCTTCGGGCCGGGGGAGCGGCGCGTGGTCGAGGCGGCCCGGGTCGTCGTGCACCCGCCGCGCACCTGGTCCGACCTCGTCCGCCGGCGGATCCGCGCGGCGACCTCCTCCGCCGAGTTCGAGCGCTACCAGGCCTCGCAACGGGCCGGTGCGGCCGCGCCGTCCGCCCGTACGGGCTCGTCCGACCTGCGCGCCCTCCTGCGGGCCCAGCCGAGGCTGCTCCCCGGGGTGGTGGTCTTCGTCCTGGCCGCGCTCGCCGCCCGCAGGGGGTCCCGCAAGGCCATCCGGAACCAGGACTTCTCCACGTGGCTGCGGGACGAGAGCAGCCGGCAGGGGTGA
- a CDS encoding DUF6084 family protein, whose product MTEFSFTCTGVRADPYAAGPTLVFRLRITAAGGARVHALALRCQIRIEPARRGYGPAEAEGLADLFGERARWGTTLKPVQFAQVQAMVPSFTGETETDLVVPCTYDMDIAATRYFEALENGEVPLLMLFSGTAFTGDGGFRVEPVPWDREAAYRMPVAVWREMVEQHFPGCGWLRLPRDTMDELLAFRSRHALASWEATVRALLDAAAPPPQPPPPGAVRLGAVLPRRTERTAP is encoded by the coding sequence ATGACGGAGTTCTCCTTCACCTGCACCGGGGTGCGCGCCGACCCCTACGCCGCCGGCCCCACCCTCGTCTTCCGGCTGCGCATCACCGCCGCCGGGGGAGCCCGGGTGCACGCCCTCGCCCTGCGCTGCCAGATCCGCATCGAACCGGCCCGGCGCGGCTACGGTCCCGCCGAGGCCGAAGGACTGGCCGACCTGTTCGGGGAACGTGCCCGCTGGGGCACCACGCTCAAGCCCGTGCAGTTCGCCCAGGTCCAGGCCATGGTCCCGAGCTTCACCGGGGAGACCGAGACGGACCTGGTCGTGCCGTGCACCTACGACATGGACATCGCCGCGACCCGCTACTTCGAAGCCCTGGAGAACGGGGAGGTACCGCTGCTGATGCTGTTCTCCGGCACCGCCTTCACCGGTGACGGCGGCTTCCGGGTCGAGCCGGTGCCCTGGGACCGCGAAGCCGCGTACCGGATGCCCGTGGCCGTGTGGCGCGAGATGGTCGAGCAGCACTTCCCCGGCTGCGGCTGGCTCCGGCTGCCCCGCGACACCATGGACGAGCTGCTCGCCTTCCGCTCCCGCCACGCGCTCGCCTCGTGGGAGGCGACCGTACGGGCCCTGCTGGACGCGGCCGCCCCGCCACCGCAGCCGCCACCGCCGGGGGCGGTCCGGCTGGGCGCGGTCCTGCCCCGCCGCACCGAGAGGACGGCCCCGTGA
- a CDS encoding hydrogenase expression protein HypE, with product MAAVTKDPVEDPPIHILWINAGLSCDGDSVSLTAAMQPSIEEIVTGVLPGLPKIAVHWPLIDFECGPVGGADTFIEWFFKGERGEIDPFVLVVEGSIPNEKIKPEGYWCGFGDDPETGQPITTSEWIDRLAPKALAVVAIGTCATYGGIHAMEGNPTGAMGVPDYLGWDWTSKAGIPIVCVPGCPIQPDNFSETLTYLLYQAAGSAPMIPLDDKLRPTWLFGATVHEGCDRAGYYEQGQFAQTYDSPECLVKLGCWGPVVKCNVPKRGWMNGIGGCPNVGGICIACTMPGFPDKFMPFMDEPPGAKVSTKASGAYGALVRKLRAVTAHTVDEEPKWRHGGRSLTTGYRPPW from the coding sequence ATGGCCGCAGTGACGAAGGACCCGGTCGAAGACCCGCCGATCCACATCCTCTGGATCAACGCGGGCCTGAGCTGCGACGGCGACTCCGTGTCCTTGACGGCCGCGATGCAGCCGAGCATCGAGGAGATCGTGACCGGCGTGCTGCCCGGTCTGCCCAAGATCGCCGTGCACTGGCCGCTGATCGACTTCGAATGCGGACCGGTCGGCGGCGCCGACACGTTCATCGAGTGGTTCTTCAAGGGCGAGCGGGGCGAGATCGATCCGTTCGTCCTGGTCGTCGAGGGGTCGATCCCCAACGAGAAGATCAAGCCCGAGGGCTACTGGTGCGGCTTCGGCGACGATCCGGAGACCGGACAGCCCATCACCACCAGCGAGTGGATCGACCGGCTGGCCCCCAAGGCCCTCGCGGTCGTCGCCATCGGCACCTGTGCCACGTACGGCGGCATCCACGCCATGGAGGGCAATCCGACGGGCGCCATGGGCGTGCCCGACTACCTGGGCTGGGACTGGACCTCGAAGGCCGGCATCCCGATCGTGTGCGTGCCGGGCTGCCCGATCCAGCCGGACAACTTCTCGGAGACTCTGACCTACCTGCTCTACCAGGCGGCCGGCTCCGCCCCGATGATCCCCCTCGACGACAAGCTGCGCCCCACCTGGCTGTTCGGCGCCACCGTCCACGAGGGCTGCGACCGCGCCGGCTACTACGAGCAGGGCCAGTTCGCCCAGACCTACGACTCGCCCGAGTGCCTCGTCAAGCTCGGCTGCTGGGGCCCCGTCGTCAAGTGCAACGTCCCCAAGCGCGGCTGGATGAACGGCATCGGCGGCTGCCCCAACGTCGGCGGCATCTGCATCGCCTGCACGATGCCCGGCTTCCCCGACAAGTTCATGCCGTTCATGGACGAGCCCCCCGGCGCCAAGGTCTCCACGAAGGCCAGCGGCGCGTACGGCGCCCTGGTCCGCAAGCTCCGTGCGGTCACCGCCCACACCGTCGACGAGGAACCGAAGTGGAGGCACGGCGGCCGCAGCCTGACCACGGGCTACCGCCCGCCCTGGTGA
- a CDS encoding nickel-dependent hydrogenase large subunit, producing the protein MAPNTKAAGDGSGLVEMAWDPITRIVGSLGIHTKIDFKQKRVAECYSTSSVFRGYSVFMRGKDPRDAHFITSRICGICGDNHATCSVYAQNMAYGVKPPHLAEWIINLGESAEYMFDHNIFQENLVGVDYCEKMVRETNPGVLELAERTPSPHAGEHGYKTIADIMRSLNPIEGEFYREALQVSRYTREMFCLMEGRHVHPSTLYPGGVGTIASVQLFTDYMSRLMRYCEFMKKVVPLHDDLFDFFYEALPGYEEVGRRRVLLGCWGALNDPEYCDFTYANMTDWGRKMFVTPGVVVDGKLVTNDLTEINLGIRILLGSSYYDDWQGQEQFVTHDPLGNPVDPRHPWNQHTIPAPQKRNFDDKYSWVMSPRWFDGKDHLALDTGGGPIARLWSTALSGLVHTDYVQATGNSVVITLPRTMTKPETRFEWKIPKWSNALERNRARTYFQAYAAAIALHCAEKGLAEVRAGRTQTWEKFEVPDESIGVGFTEAVRGVLSHHMVIRDGKIANYHPYPPTPWNASVRDSYGTPGPYEDAVQNTPIFEENSPENFKGIDIMRAVRSFDPCLPCGVHMYVGGGKTVKTMHVPTGLSGLGG; encoded by the coding sequence ATGGCACCGAACACGAAGGCGGCCGGCGACGGCAGCGGCCTGGTGGAGATGGCCTGGGATCCGATCACCCGGATCGTGGGCAGTCTCGGCATTCACACGAAGATCGACTTCAAGCAGAAGCGGGTGGCGGAGTGCTACAGCACCTCGTCGGTCTTCCGCGGCTACAGCGTCTTCATGCGCGGCAAGGACCCCCGCGACGCGCACTTCATCACCAGCCGCATCTGCGGGATCTGCGGTGACAACCACGCCACCTGTTCCGTGTACGCGCAGAACATGGCCTACGGGGTGAAGCCGCCCCACCTCGCCGAGTGGATCATCAACCTCGGCGAGTCGGCGGAGTACATGTTCGACCACAACATCTTCCAGGAGAACCTGGTCGGGGTCGACTACTGCGAGAAGATGGTCCGCGAGACCAACCCCGGTGTCCTGGAGCTCGCCGAGCGCACGCCGTCCCCGCACGCCGGGGAGCACGGCTACAAGACCATCGCCGACATCATGCGCTCCCTCAACCCCATCGAGGGCGAGTTCTACCGCGAGGCCCTCCAGGTCAGCCGCTACACGCGCGAGATGTTCTGCCTGATGGAGGGGCGCCACGTGCACCCCTCCACGCTCTACCCGGGCGGCGTCGGCACCATCGCCTCCGTCCAGCTCTTCACGGACTACATGAGCCGCCTCATGCGGTACTGCGAGTTCATGAAGAAGGTCGTCCCCCTCCACGACGACCTCTTCGACTTCTTCTACGAGGCCCTGCCCGGGTACGAGGAGGTCGGCCGCCGGCGCGTCCTGCTCGGCTGCTGGGGCGCCCTCAACGACCCCGAGTACTGCGACTTCACGTACGCCAACATGACCGACTGGGGACGGAAGATGTTCGTCACCCCGGGCGTGGTCGTCGACGGCAAACTGGTCACCAACGACCTCACCGAGATCAACCTCGGCATCCGCATCCTGCTCGGCAGCTCGTACTACGACGACTGGCAGGGCCAGGAGCAGTTCGTCACCCACGACCCGCTCGGCAACCCGGTCGACCCCCGCCACCCGTGGAACCAGCACACCATCCCCGCCCCGCAGAAGCGGAACTTCGACGACAAGTACAGCTGGGTGATGTCGCCCCGCTGGTTCGACGGCAAGGACCACCTCGCGCTCGACACCGGCGGCGGCCCCATCGCCCGCCTGTGGTCCACCGCCCTGTCCGGGCTGGTCCACACCGACTACGTCCAGGCCACCGGGAACAGCGTCGTCATCACCCTGCCGCGCACGATGACCAAGCCCGAGACCCGCTTCGAGTGGAAGATCCCGAAGTGGAGCAACGCGCTGGAGCGCAACCGCGCCCGCACCTACTTCCAGGCGTACGCTGCCGCCATCGCCCTGCACTGCGCCGAGAAGGGCCTCGCCGAGGTGCGTGCGGGACGCACGCAGACCTGGGAGAAGTTCGAGGTGCCGGACGAGTCCATCGGAGTGGGCTTCACCGAGGCCGTACGGGGCGTCCTGTCGCACCACATGGTGATCCGCGACGGGAAGATCGCCAACTACCACCCGTACCCGCCGACGCCCTGGAACGCCAGCGTCCGTGACAGCTACGGCACGCCGGGACCGTACGAGGACGCCGTGCAGAACACCCCGATTTTCGAGGAGAACAGCCCGGAGAACTTCAAGGGCATCGACATCATGCGCGCGGTGCGCAGCTTCGACCCCTGCCTGCCCTGCGGCGTCCACATGTACGTCGGCGGCGGCAAGACGGTGAAGACCATGCACGTGCCCACCGGCCTGAGCGGACTGGGCGGATGA
- a CDS encoding TolB family protein codes for MTLSRRLLVLAAAVLLLGGLAAALVVRAADRADRPRTGGPEITAGGVNLTRQGELAFLNSGRGPHRGALASVPAGAPRSARTASDLGCQRFYAAAGTGVCLRSSPGALAQDNQALIVDADLRTVRSLPLAGTPSRARVSPSGRFVAWTVFVSGESYGSAFFSTRTAILDTRTGKLESSLEEFAVFMDGRDYRAQDVNFWGVTFSKDDDTFYATLATAGQTHLVRGSISRRSVTTLAQNVECPSLSPDETRIAYKKRVRAGASLWREHVMDLGTLREHALAEKHSVDDQAAWLDDRTLAYALPTDGAADSTDLWTVPADGTGAPRLLTPGASSPSRLG; via the coding sequence CTGACGTTGTCACGCCGCCTGCTCGTCCTCGCGGCGGCGGTGCTGCTGCTCGGAGGCCTCGCCGCCGCGCTGGTGGTACGCGCCGCCGACCGCGCCGACCGGCCGCGTACGGGCGGCCCGGAGATCACCGCGGGCGGTGTCAACCTCACCCGGCAGGGAGAACTGGCCTTCCTCAACAGCGGACGGGGCCCCCACCGCGGAGCCCTCGCGTCGGTCCCGGCCGGTGCGCCCCGGTCCGCGCGCACCGCCTCCGACCTCGGCTGCCAGCGCTTCTACGCGGCCGCGGGCACCGGCGTGTGCCTGCGCTCCTCGCCGGGCGCGCTCGCCCAGGACAACCAGGCCCTGATCGTCGACGCCGACCTGCGCACGGTGCGCAGCCTCCCCCTGGCGGGCACCCCCAGCCGTGCCCGCGTCTCGCCCAGTGGCCGGTTCGTCGCCTGGACCGTCTTCGTCTCCGGCGAGTCCTACGGCTCCGCGTTCTTCTCCACGCGCACCGCGATCCTGGACACCCGCACCGGCAAGCTCGAATCCAGTCTGGAGGAGTTCGCCGTCTTCATGGACGGCCGGGACTACCGCGCGCAGGACGTGAACTTCTGGGGCGTCACCTTCTCCAAGGACGACGACACCTTCTACGCCACGCTCGCCACCGCCGGCCAGACCCATCTGGTCAGGGGTTCGATCTCCCGGCGCAGCGTCACCACCCTCGCGCAGAACGTCGAATGCCCCTCCCTGTCGCCGGACGAGACCCGCATCGCGTACAAGAAGCGGGTGCGGGCCGGAGCCTCGCTGTGGCGCGAGCACGTCATGGACCTGGGCACGCTCCGCGAGCACGCGCTCGCCGAGAAACACAGCGTGGACGACCAGGCCGCCTGGCTCGACGACCGGACCCTCGCCTACGCCCTGCCCACCGACGGCGCCGCCGACAGCACGGACCTGTGGACCGTGCCCGCCGACGGCACCGGCGCCCCCCGGCTGCTGACACCCGGCGCCTCCTCCCCGTCCCGCCTGGGCTGA